The following nucleotide sequence is from Trifolium pratense cultivar HEN17-A07 linkage group LG2, ARS_RC_1.1, whole genome shotgun sequence.
ATATGTTGGGAAATTATGGAcccaaatgaaagaaaaaaccAAGGGATGAATTGAATATTTGAATGAATGTTACATACCTAAGTGCATAAATGCAGTGACCATCATAACATTGTTGCTCTCCTTAACATCTTCCACAAAGACATGAATATTTGGACCCATCGCATTCATTACGCTTTCCCAAAAACTTATAATGCTctgaaattgaaataaataatataaattgacACAAACAATAACCAGCCAATCAAATGAATCAATCATTCCAGAAAGTGATGAATCGAGTGAATTTGTATCATGTCGTGACTTGTAAGTAATTTAGTTAAGACGAAATTCATTATATAATTTGATGGAGAGATGTTTATAAGATATAGTTTAGCTGATAATGTCGATATTATTGGATTgaacattttaattgaatttgaacatGTACCTGTGACTTTTAAGTCCgcgtcaaaaaaagaaagaaaaaaaattgacaccCAAAAAGTGAAGAgaaattaaactaataaaccTCTTGGCCTTCATAGGCAGTGTAGAAAAGGAGATCTTGGTAGACACAATTAGGTGAAAGCAATTGCTTCAATGTTTCGGTGTCTTTTTTATTGAAAGCCTCATAAAATTCATGGACAATGTGCACCGCCGAAGGATTCGGGAGGAATTCAGGAGCAACACCGCATGATCCATCGTCGCTGCCACGCGCTTTCCATTTATCGATTGAGCACTTCTTTCTTAGGTTTGGTAGCAATGTAGGTTTGGCAACAAGATTGATGAAATGTGTCTTATTGCCGTATAATCGAGCAATACATGGTcgtttgttgttgttcttgttggaGCTTGTGCAAGCTTCTAATGGAAAAGAGATTTGGGATCGGGTTAGGGTTAGTGATGCCATGGTCATTGGTTGCATTTTGAAATTAAAAGCATCTAGAGGATTGTCCCAATTactatcttttttattttgttattgttacTTGTTAAGTGGTCTTTGTATCTATTATCCATTCACGAAAGGAATGAATAGATGCTATAATTAAGTAGTTTGCTTCATTTTTCCAATTAAAGTTGAAGGGATAACTTATACGAATATTGGCTACACCATATAAAGCCGGTTCTTTAGTTTTTGCCCTTTAATTTTGAGGTAGGGCTAGGATGTacattattacatgtggatttGAATATGAGAATTAGTAAACTTTGGGTGACTTTCATTCGTAAAACACCAAAGACCGGACATAATAGTACATGATAAAATAAGATAATACATAACAGAATAAAATTGTACGGAGAGATATAGGGcgattatatttttatattcgaaaataaaatggatattttcgtattttttatagttgtaccgcaacaaaaagttgtcccgtggtacAGTGAgagacaaaaaatcttgtttttgtcctgtcccttgctacctaatttgtccagtcccataatCAGTTTCaatacctaatttgtccagtctcataatcagtttcaaatcaaacatggTACAACAAAGTTGTCCAGTCCCTTGTTGTTTAGcggatcaaacgcacccttaaacAAATAGGAAATGTCAAATAAAAAGTCCAAGGGATAACTTATACgaatgaaaattgaattaatCACTTCAGTacttatttttttcaagtagtttaATAATTAGAAATTCACCTCTATTCCAAGTTCAAACTCCGAActtgcatataaaatgtaataCCTCTACCAATTGAACTACTACTCATGGGAACCACTTTGATACATTCTTATTTAAAAATCTAGTGATACATTCATGAATGACATTCATCCATCCGCATCTTCACTAATAATGATATAATAAATACGAGAGAAATATTTAATTCTAAACCTCTTTTAAATTTGTTCGTAACTAAACCgaacttataaaatttaatcatcaatttttattaGAGTAGATTTTAAGAactgaaacaaacaaaattattaatatagttCAATTCATGAACCATGAATATCCCTAAAGGCAATTTTGCTTGCTGCTTCTCCTAATTTtgtacttatttttatatttcttttgacAGATTTTTGTTGTGAATTCAAACCCAATTTGTCCAAATACTATAGACAAAAAATGTTTTGTGTGCATGCCCTTCAGCACAACAATACACAC
It contains:
- the LOC123909318 gene encoding uncharacterized protein LOC123909318, with the translated sequence MQPMTMASLTLTRSQISFPLEACTSSNKNNNKRPCIARLYGNKTHFINLVAKPTLLPNLRKKCSIDKWKARGSDDGSCGVAPEFLPNPSAVHIVHEFYEAFNKKDTETLKQLLSPNCVYQDLLFYTAYEGQESIISFWESVMNAMGPNIHVFVEDVKESNNVMMVTAFMHLEWKDKKLPFTNGCRFFTFEEVEGKMLISKITSVEEFPLKPGELVLKLLKGLGKILDSYPLAAAAMLDSHAKQDKGTDMHFDIFGRKD